In a genomic window of Thermogemmata fonticola:
- the aceE gene encoding pyruvate dehydrogenase (acetyl-transferring), homodimeric type has translation MLTTPDVLARRAARLAEDHDPQETAEWLESMEAVLRHAGPERAHYLLEQLMALVARRTRTPMIGAITTPYVNTIPLEEQPPFPGNRELERRIKSIVRWNAMAMVLRANRNTNVGGHISTFASAATLYEIGFNHFFRGRSETHPGDVIFFQGHASPGMYARAFLEGRLSETQLLNFRRELQTGGGLSSYPHPWLMPNFWQFPTVSMGLGPIMSIYHARFNRYLRDRGLLDTDPVKVWAFLGDGECDEPETLGCIGLAGRERLDNLIWVINCNLQRLDGPVRGNGKIIQELEGIFRGAGWNVIKVIWGSDWDPLLQADHTGALARRMMEVVDGEYQEYIGRDVRTPEEIRNKVVLSEEEDLERRGAFIREHFFNTPELRALVEHLPNSRLATLKRGGHDPLKVYAAYKAAVEHKGQPTVILVKTIKGYGIPGTGGAGKNTTHQLKKLAVEIEREPSLAPEEISKRQMIAALRLFRDRFELPFTDEQLGEVPFYRPPEDSPEMKYLRDRRRALGGFQPFRNTTFTPSSPPDPKAFEPLLKGTPPGKGQSTTLAWVVLMTQIMKDPAIGKYIVPIVPDEGQTFGMPPMYKSFGIYSSIGQLYTPVDKGTLTEYKESTNGQILQEGINEAGAMCSFIAAGTAYNTYGVNTIPFYIYYSMFGFQRVGDLIWAAADARTRGFLLGATAGRTTLNGEGLQHQDGHSHLVASAVPTCRAYDPAFAYELAVIIEEGIHAMFIRNEECFYYLTLYNESYDMPPMPSPQIREGIIRGIYPFRSLRPQGAIAEVQLLGSGPILMEVLRAQKILAEQYNVASTVYSVTSYQMLRREALECERYNRLHPLAEKRVSFVRQVLGNVPGPIIAASDYVRAVPELIGPFLEGRLLALGTDGFGRSDTRKALRRFFEIDAEHVTVAALYSLAERQEIDRSVVQQALESLGVSPDAPPPWTV, from the coding sequence ATGCTCACAACACCCGACGTGCTGGCCCGTCGTGCCGCACGCCTGGCGGAGGACCACGACCCGCAGGAGACCGCGGAGTGGCTCGAATCGATGGAGGCGGTGCTCCGCCACGCCGGACCAGAACGCGCTCACTATTTGCTGGAACAGTTGATGGCCTTGGTGGCCCGCCGGACCCGCACCCCCATGATCGGGGCCATCACCACGCCCTACGTCAACACCATTCCTCTGGAAGAACAGCCTCCTTTCCCTGGCAACCGCGAACTAGAACGGCGCATCAAAAGCATCGTCCGCTGGAATGCGATGGCGATGGTGCTGCGGGCCAATCGCAACACCAACGTTGGCGGGCACATCTCCACTTTTGCCAGTGCGGCGACACTGTACGAAATCGGCTTCAATCACTTTTTCCGCGGTCGGAGCGAAACCCATCCCGGCGATGTCATTTTCTTCCAGGGTCATGCCAGTCCCGGAATGTATGCCCGCGCCTTTCTCGAAGGACGGCTCAGCGAAACGCAGTTGCTGAATTTCCGCCGCGAATTGCAAACCGGAGGCGGCCTGTCCAGCTATCCCCATCCCTGGCTCATGCCCAACTTCTGGCAGTTTCCTACCGTCAGCATGGGCCTCGGCCCGATCATGTCGATCTATCACGCCCGCTTCAACCGCTACCTGCGCGATCGCGGCCTGTTAGATACTGACCCGGTCAAAGTCTGGGCCTTCCTCGGCGATGGTGAATGCGACGAACCGGAGACTCTCGGTTGCATCGGCTTGGCGGGACGCGAACGCCTCGATAACCTCATTTGGGTCATCAACTGCAACTTGCAACGTCTGGATGGCCCCGTCCGCGGCAACGGCAAGATCATCCAGGAACTAGAGGGGATTTTCCGCGGTGCCGGCTGGAATGTCATCAAAGTGATCTGGGGTTCCGATTGGGACCCCCTCTTGCAGGCCGACCACACGGGTGCTTTGGCACGCCGCATGATGGAAGTGGTCGATGGCGAGTACCAGGAATACATCGGCCGAGATGTCCGCACGCCGGAGGAAATCCGCAACAAAGTCGTCCTCAGCGAGGAGGAAGACCTCGAACGCCGGGGAGCCTTCATCCGCGAACATTTCTTCAACACTCCCGAATTGCGAGCCTTGGTCGAGCATCTTCCCAACTCCCGTTTGGCGACTCTCAAGCGTGGCGGACATGATCCCCTCAAGGTTTACGCTGCCTATAAGGCCGCCGTGGAGCATAAGGGACAACCCACGGTCATCCTGGTCAAGACAATCAAAGGGTACGGCATTCCAGGCACGGGCGGGGCAGGCAAGAACACCACGCACCAGTTGAAAAAGCTGGCGGTGGAGATCGAACGGGAACCGAGCCTCGCGCCGGAAGAGATCAGCAAACGCCAGATGATCGCTGCCCTACGCTTGTTCCGCGATCGCTTCGAGCTGCCCTTCACGGATGAACAGCTCGGCGAAGTCCCCTTCTATCGCCCCCCAGAAGACAGCCCGGAGATGAAATACTTGCGGGATCGCCGGCGCGCCCTGGGCGGCTTCCAACCCTTCCGCAATACAACCTTCACCCCCAGTTCGCCTCCCGACCCCAAAGCCTTTGAACCCCTCCTGAAAGGCACACCCCCCGGTAAAGGGCAATCCACCACTCTAGCCTGGGTTGTGCTCATGACACAAATCATGAAGGACCCCGCCATTGGCAAATACATCGTTCCCATTGTCCCGGATGAAGGACAAACCTTTGGCATGCCGCCTATGTATAAATCGTTCGGAATCTATTCCAGTATCGGACAACTTTACACGCCCGTCGATAAGGGAACTCTCACCGAGTATAAAGAGTCAACCAATGGGCAAATATTGCAAGAAGGAATCAATGAAGCTGGAGCTATGTGCAGCTTCATCGCAGCAGGGACGGCTTACAATACTTACGGTGTTAATACCATACCGTTTTATATCTACTACTCGATGTTTGGCTTCCAACGTGTCGGGGATCTGATTTGGGCGGCAGCCGATGCCCGCACGCGGGGTTTCCTCCTCGGAGCGACCGCGGGCCGTACTACGCTCAACGGAGAGGGCCTTCAACACCAGGATGGCCATAGCCATCTGGTCGCCTCCGCTGTCCCCACCTGCCGGGCTTATGATCCGGCTTTTGCCTACGAACTGGCCGTTATTATCGAAGAAGGCATCCATGCCATGTTCATCCGTAATGAAGAGTGCTTCTACTATCTAACGTTGTACAATGAAAGCTATGATATGCCTCCCATGCCTTCACCCCAGATTCGAGAGGGAATCATACGCGGTATCTATCCGTTTCGGAGTTTGCGGCCGCAAGGAGCCATTGCGGAAGTTCAACTCCTGGGGTCAGGTCCTATTCTCATGGAAGTATTACGTGCCCAGAAAATCCTTGCGGAACAATATAATGTGGCCAGTACTGTCTATAGTGTGACGAGTTATCAGATGTTACGCCGGGAAGCCCTGGAATGTGAGCGATATAATCGGTTGCATCCCCTGGCAGAAAAGCGCGTCTCCTTCGTCCGCCAGGTGTTGGGGAATGTTCCCGGTCCGATCATCGCCGCTAGCGATTATGTCCGAGCAGTGCCGGAACTCATCGGCCCCTTTTTGGAAGGGCGGTTGCTGGCGTTGGGAACGGATGGTTTTGGCCGAAGCGACACGCGTAAGGCGCTGCGCCGCTTCTTCGAGATCGACGCGGAGCACGTCACTGTCGCTGCCCTCTACTCCCTGGCAGAGCGTCAGGAGATCGACCGTTCTGTCGTGCAGCAAGCGCTGGAGTCGCTGGGAGTGTCACCCGATGCTCCGCCGCCTTGGACCGTTTGA
- a CDS encoding 2-oxoacid:acceptor oxidoreductase family protein, with amino-acid sequence MSIAVAQAPIRTPEASREAVEASYQYPGIPTTCDGAEAVVHVETHISQAAGAYPITSSTTMGGGFNAAVMNGAKNLWGDPLMFFEPESEHSAASICEGFAVAGGRVTNFTSGQGLVLMKEVLYTIAGKRLPVVMNIGARALTSQGLNVHAGHDDVMSVADCGWGMLFARNAQEAGDFCLICRRVAEATFTPFFNIQDGFLTTHTVETVRLPEPEFMKEYVGNPKEKLINLMDPANPMMSGVVQNQDSYMKGKIAQRWYYDRIAPALEDAFDEFARKTGRRYGFVEPYRCEDAEYILVGMGCYMETAKAVVDYLREKKGIAAGCLTVFVFRPFPARHIVEALKNCTAFTVLERMDDPLSTTGNHLTREIKAAFCDAMTGQNGQEKIDRIPRIYHGSAGLGSRDVRPGDLIAAFHNMMIDGPDYFCVGIDHPLALKVTEDPDLRPSGAFSMRGHSVGGFGSVTTNKVIATIAGNVFGKDVQAYPKYGSEKKGLPTTYYLTIADSHINLHSELERVELLVINDPTAILSPLTLKGLVPGGAIFMQSPYSDPAEVWKRIPDFNRRTIRENNIRVYYCDMVRIAREVASEPDLQMRMQGIVLLGAFLRLTPYAREAGMTDEQVYAGVEKALRKYFGKRGDQVVQENLTCVKRGYSEMKEIPRSIIAAE; translated from the coding sequence ATGAGCATCGCTGTTGCGCAAGCGCCGATCCGGACTCCCGAGGCCAGCCGTGAAGCCGTCGAGGCTAGCTATCAGTATCCGGGCATTCCGACCACGTGCGACGGCGCCGAAGCCGTGGTCCATGTGGAGACGCACATCAGCCAGGCGGCAGGGGCGTATCCGATCACCAGCTCCACCACCATGGGAGGCGGTTTCAATGCGGCGGTCATGAACGGGGCGAAGAACCTTTGGGGCGACCCCCTGATGTTCTTTGAACCGGAGAGCGAACATTCGGCCGCTTCCATCTGCGAAGGGTTCGCCGTGGCGGGGGGGCGCGTCACCAATTTCACCAGCGGCCAGGGCTTGGTCCTGATGAAAGAGGTGCTTTACACCATCGCCGGCAAACGCCTGCCCGTGGTGATGAACATCGGAGCCAGGGCTTTGACCAGTCAGGGCCTCAACGTCCACGCTGGGCATGACGACGTCATGAGCGTGGCGGACTGCGGCTGGGGCATGCTCTTTGCCCGCAATGCGCAGGAGGCAGGGGATTTCTGCCTCATCTGCCGCCGCGTCGCTGAAGCGACCTTTACCCCCTTCTTCAACATCCAGGACGGCTTCCTCACAACTCATACTGTCGAAACGGTCCGCCTGCCGGAACCGGAATTCATGAAGGAGTACGTCGGCAACCCCAAGGAAAAGCTGATCAACCTGATGGACCCCGCCAACCCTATGATGTCCGGCGTGGTGCAAAACCAGGACTCGTACATGAAGGGGAAGATCGCCCAGCGCTGGTACTACGACCGCATTGCGCCGGCGCTGGAGGATGCCTTCGACGAGTTTGCCCGTAAGACCGGACGGCGCTACGGCTTCGTCGAACCCTACCGCTGCGAGGATGCCGAATACATCCTCGTCGGTATGGGCTGTTACATGGAGACTGCCAAGGCCGTCGTGGATTACCTGCGGGAGAAAAAAGGGATTGCCGCGGGATGCCTGACGGTGTTCGTCTTCCGCCCCTTCCCGGCCCGCCACATCGTCGAGGCGCTGAAGAACTGCACGGCCTTCACTGTCCTGGAACGCATGGACGACCCGCTGTCCACCACGGGCAACCACCTGACGCGGGAAATCAAGGCGGCCTTCTGCGATGCCATGACGGGACAAAATGGCCAGGAAAAGATCGACCGCATTCCGCGCATCTATCATGGCTCCGCGGGGTTGGGCAGCCGGGATGTCCGTCCCGGTGACCTCATCGCCGCTTTCCACAACATGATGATCGACGGCCCGGACTACTTCTGCGTCGGCATCGATCATCCGCTCGCTCTTAAGGTCACGGAAGACCCCGATCTGCGCCCCAGCGGGGCCTTCTCCATGCGCGGGCACTCCGTCGGCGGTTTCGGCTCCGTTACCACGAACAAAGTCATCGCCACGATCGCCGGCAACGTCTTCGGTAAAGATGTGCAAGCCTACCCCAAGTACGGCTCCGAAAAGAAAGGCCTGCCCACCACCTATTACCTCACCATTGCCGATAGCCATATCAATCTCCACTCCGAACTCGAACGGGTGGAATTGCTGGTGATCAACGATCCCACGGCGATCCTGAGTCCTTTGACTCTCAAAGGTCTGGTTCCCGGCGGCGCCATCTTCATGCAGTCGCCCTACAGCGACCCCGCCGAGGTCTGGAAACGCATCCCCGATTTCAACCGCCGGACGATTCGAGAAAACAACATCCGGGTCTATTACTGCGACATGGTGCGCATTGCCCGGGAAGTTGCCAGTGAACCTGACTTGCAGATGCGCATGCAAGGCATTGTACTCCTGGGGGCGTTCCTGCGATTGACCCCTTATGCACGGGAAGCCGGCATGACCGACGAGCAGGTGTACGCCGGGGTCGAGAAAGCCCTGCGCAAGTACTTCGGCAAGCGCGGCGACCAGGTGGTTCAGGAAAACCTCACCTGCGTCAAGCGCGGCTACAGCGAGATGAAGGAAATCCCCCGGAGCATCATCGCGGCGGAGTGA
- a CDS encoding thiamine pyrophosphate-dependent enzyme: MATATLQAPSMNAAHERDPFNNSCYGTTIDRPYKLVSLPVLDVVDFNERIIRGYEEGYGEKELPADLSVARSLIPAGTASLRDFSYIAPEIPEYIPENCTGCMECVTECPDTAILGKVLSEEEWQQKMSQLPPEDRALYEPQWSRTKKYYDGFKKKLGVGGMFNIIIDPSKCKGCAECVTVCDDNALRMVPKTDEVMYKARKSHRLFKNMGPSDEKYISGNLLIDIMLKESAHIYTGGAGSCAGCGEGTALRMLCAATGSKYGEDWGIVAATGCNTVYTSTYPYNPYLVPWTNSLFENAPTYAIGVRMRWDQMGWKDKPLWVIGGDGAMYDIGFQALSRMFMSGLNIKVFVLDTQVYSNTGGQASTSSYTGQNTKMSVHGKAVFGKQERRKEIAQIAMMHPGVYVAQTTCAHVNHFYKSVLGALEYPGPAIVSCYTTCQPEHGVADNMAAEQARLAVDSRAFPLLIYDPRAGDTIKSRLSLQGNPNVKGDWYIHPKTGKEITFIDFARTEGRFAKHFDKDGNPSEVLLAANQDRLQNWRLLQELAGLR, from the coding sequence ATGGCAACAGCGACCCTGCAAGCTCCCTCGATGAACGCGGCCCACGAACGCGACCCGTTCAACAACAGTTGCTACGGTACGACTATCGACCGGCCTTACAAATTGGTCAGTCTCCCCGTGCTGGATGTGGTCGATTTCAACGAACGGATCATCCGGGGTTATGAGGAAGGGTACGGGGAAAAGGAGTTGCCAGCGGACCTGTCTGTCGCCCGCTCGCTCATTCCGGCAGGCACCGCTTCGTTGCGGGACTTTAGCTACATCGCCCCGGAAATTCCTGAATACATCCCGGAAAACTGCACCGGCTGTATGGAGTGTGTGACGGAATGCCCCGATACCGCCATCCTCGGCAAGGTGCTTTCCGAGGAAGAATGGCAGCAGAAGATGAGCCAACTGCCGCCGGAAGATCGCGCCCTGTACGAACCCCAATGGTCCCGCACCAAGAAGTACTACGACGGCTTCAAGAAGAAGCTCGGCGTCGGCGGGATGTTCAACATCATCATCGACCCGTCCAAGTGCAAGGGCTGCGCGGAGTGCGTGACAGTCTGCGATGACAACGCCTTGCGCATGGTGCCCAAAACGGATGAGGTCATGTACAAGGCGCGGAAAAGCCACCGCTTGTTCAAGAACATGGGGCCGTCCGACGAGAAGTACATCAGCGGCAACCTGCTCATCGACATCATGCTCAAGGAAAGCGCCCATATCTATACGGGCGGTGCTGGCTCCTGCGCCGGCTGCGGGGAAGGGACGGCTTTGCGTATGCTCTGCGCCGCCACCGGCAGCAAATACGGCGAAGATTGGGGCATCGTCGCCGCCACGGGCTGCAACACTGTGTACACTTCCACCTATCCTTACAATCCGTATCTGGTGCCCTGGACCAACTCCCTCTTCGAGAATGCCCCCACCTATGCGATTGGCGTGCGGATGCGCTGGGACCAAATGGGCTGGAAGGACAAACCCCTTTGGGTCATCGGTGGGGATGGCGCCATGTACGACATCGGCTTCCAGGCCCTCTCCCGCATGTTCATGAGCGGCCTCAACATCAAGGTGTTTGTCCTGGACACGCAAGTGTATTCCAACACCGGCGGCCAGGCTTCGACCAGTAGCTACACCGGCCAGAACACCAAGATGTCCGTGCATGGCAAGGCAGTATTCGGCAAGCAGGAACGCCGCAAGGAGATCGCCCAAATCGCCATGATGCATCCGGGAGTTTACGTCGCCCAGACGACCTGTGCCCACGTCAATCACTTTTACAAGTCCGTCTTAGGCGCCCTGGAGTATCCGGGACCGGCCATTGTCTCTTGCTACACGACTTGCCAGCCGGAGCACGGCGTAGCGGATAACATGGCGGCGGAACAAGCCCGTCTGGCCGTCGATAGCCGAGCTTTCCCCTTGCTCATCTACGATCCGCGTGCAGGGGATACCATCAAAAGCCGTCTCTCCCTGCAAGGCAACCCGAACGTCAAAGGGGATTGGTACATCCACCCGAAGACCGGCAAGGAGATCACCTTCATCGACTTCGCGCGCACGGAGGGCCGTTTCGCCAAGCATTTCGACAAAGACGGCAACCCGTCGGAAGTGCTCCTGGCGGCCAACCAGGACCGCTTGCAAAACTGGCGGCTGCTTCAGGAACTTGCTGGTCTGCGCTGA
- a CDS encoding amidohydrolase: MAPRHFFTATAILGVLIGVIWDTCLCRETDLRQVQTEKKAESPPADLILHNARVVTVDERMSIAEALAVRDGRIIAVGKNADILRWQGPKTTMIDAQGRMVLPGLYDSHTHPLQAAWSEAEGPLPQFRSVAEVLEAIRAQAQRTPKGEWIVIRYGFPTRLKEARFPTRAELDAAAPEHPVLYHAGPAGVVNSLGLKVSGITRHTKDPPAGQIVRDPKTGEPTGLLRNAYSVLKGVPGGGERLTPEQRQAAVKKLFALYNAHGLTSISDRNAGPNALKLYRDLQQRGELTVRVNVARSFSPTGNADDLIRRLEQLLGPEKQDGPTGAGDDWVRIGPIKIFLDGGMLNGTAYMRQPWPKGEAYQVTEENYRGLLFVPPEQLQTFCVEAARRRWAVTAHCAGEAAMDVLLDAYEFADRFVPIRDLRFCITHANFPSQHNLERCRKLGVCADIQPAWLYKDGDTLLRLLGPERMRWFQPYQSWWKYTTIGGGSDHMIRTDPFSSTNPWSPWLGMWVAITRRLESGQVHQPAEALTREQALRLYTINNAYLHREEKQKGSLEVGKLADFILIDRDIFTCPVDDIRDTRVLLTGVGGRIVYDRR; encoded by the coding sequence ATGGCTCCGAGACACTTTTTTACCGCCACGGCAATTTTGGGAGTACTGATCGGGGTGATTTGGGACACTTGCCTCTGCCGCGAAACAGACCTGCGGCAGGTACAAACGGAGAAGAAAGCGGAATCGCCTCCCGCCGACCTGATCCTTCACAATGCGCGGGTGGTCACGGTGGATGAGCGGATGAGTATAGCCGAGGCGTTGGCCGTGCGCGATGGGCGAATTATCGCGGTGGGGAAAAATGCGGATATTCTGCGGTGGCAAGGGCCGAAAACCACGATGATCGATGCCCAGGGGCGCATGGTGCTGCCGGGATTATACGACAGCCATACCCATCCCCTGCAAGCCGCTTGGAGCGAAGCGGAAGGACCGCTGCCGCAATTCCGTTCCGTGGCCGAAGTGCTCGAAGCTATCCGCGCCCAAGCCCAACGCACGCCCAAAGGCGAGTGGATCGTTATCCGCTATGGTTTCCCGACCCGCCTGAAAGAAGCCCGCTTCCCGACCCGCGCCGAGCTAGATGCAGCGGCGCCCGAGCATCCGGTGTTGTACCACGCAGGGCCAGCCGGCGTGGTCAATAGCCTCGGTTTGAAGGTCTCAGGCATCACCCGGCACACCAAGGATCCGCCGGCGGGACAGATTGTGCGGGATCCGAAAACCGGGGAGCCGACCGGTCTGCTTCGCAATGCCTACAGTGTCCTCAAAGGTGTGCCTGGTGGAGGCGAGCGGTTGACTCCGGAGCAACGACAGGCCGCTGTCAAAAAACTTTTCGCATTGTACAACGCTCATGGCTTGACCAGCATCTCCGACCGCAACGCCGGACCGAATGCCTTGAAACTCTATCGCGATCTCCAGCAACGGGGCGAACTGACCGTACGCGTCAACGTCGCCCGCAGTTTTTCTCCTACGGGAAATGCCGATGACCTCATCCGGCGGCTGGAACAACTCCTGGGACCCGAAAAACAGGACGGGCCGACCGGCGCGGGGGATGATTGGGTCCGCATCGGCCCCATCAAAATTTTTCTGGACGGAGGCATGCTCAACGGGACGGCCTACATGCGTCAACCCTGGCCCAAAGGCGAAGCCTATCAGGTGACGGAGGAGAACTACCGGGGCTTGCTCTTCGTTCCTCCGGAACAGTTGCAGACTTTCTGCGTAGAGGCGGCGCGTCGGCGGTGGGCTGTAACAGCTCACTGCGCCGGAGAAGCGGCGATGGATGTGCTCCTCGATGCCTATGAATTTGCGGACCGCTTTGTCCCTATCCGCGACTTGCGCTTCTGCATCACGCACGCCAACTTTCCTAGCCAGCACAATCTCGAACGCTGCCGCAAGCTGGGTGTCTGCGCCGACATCCAACCCGCCTGGCTCTACAAAGATGGCGATACTCTGCTTCGGCTCCTGGGACCGGAACGGATGCGCTGGTTCCAGCCCTATCAATCGTGGTGGAAATACACGACCATCGGCGGGGGCAGCGATCACATGATCCGGACCGATCCGTTCAGCAGCACCAATCCCTGGAGTCCGTGGCTGGGAATGTGGGTGGCCATCACGCGACGGCTGGAAAGCGGACAGGTCCATCAACCGGCGGAAGCCTTAACACGCGAACAAGCCCTGCGCCTTTACACCATCAATAATGCCTACCTCCACCGGGAAGAAAAACAGAAAGGCTCCCTGGAAGTGGGTAAGCTAGCCGATTTCATCCTCATCGACCGGGATATCTTCACGTGTCCCGTAGATGATATTCGGGACACGCGGGTCTTGCTGACAGGGGTGGGAGGCCGCATCGTGTATGACCGCCGCTGA
- a CDS encoding S9 family peptidase, producing the protein MPASCSALAMELQRRGVEVRELLEDIRLYVELYPGLSEESGKNRLSSPKSGIPRRERLMVPAGSYVLPPQQPLGPWLARWLDPDSPQNLLRQFPDLSGNPVNPPYPIWRVLERVPLWTGPPPLLPEQRRPLQPITEALLFRPDGTISQGFQGTPARIVDWLDGEHFLQVKEGKLWKVEARTGQAELFANPESIARSLRAAKEIPASLVQRWSTATSFRFTPDHSGFLFEVGDELAIGYFNGRPARVLTRSGGRKEHVTFSPDGQSLAFVRGGNLFAVDIVSGAERQLTHDGGGDILNGKADWVYEEEIFLRNGRAYWWSPDGQQIAFLRFDDSPVRRFTITRFEGTYGEVERYPYPKAGEANPHVRIGVVSVRGGKPRWLDLPPEYPPANTLIVRVGWRPLIMAKPQNPPAPQPPATPEAIPNPPPPREAPPSSDRFWSTHGLYAYVQNRTQTWLDLLVWEAPDQPPRRLLRETTAAWVEDAGPPHFLPDGSFLFLSERSGWKHLYHYAADGRYLRRITHGTWEIQDVLRVDPDRQRIYFTARWTSPTGVDFCSATFDGKVELLSEKGKTHQITLAPQGSLYIDRWSDPYTPHQQVLAEIGRGTIRRLDTNPVRERERFRFGKHERVRIPLADGFILEGAITYPPDFDPQKRYPVWLFIYGGPRMPTIRDDYSAGRVLDQSLASSGIVVVRVDPRSASGKGAQSAWSCYKQLGVQELKDLEEVVRWLTAQKWADPKRLGLSGHSYGGYLTAYALTHSSLFAAGIASGPVTDWHLYDTIYTERYMLTPQENPKGYERSSCLNAAKNLQGRLLILHGMIDDNVHVQNTMQLAEALQKANKPFEMMLYPSSRHGIRGQHYMRVQLDFIRRSLGVNP; encoded by the coding sequence TTGCCCGCATCCTGCTCCGCTTTGGCCATGGAACTCCAGCGCCGCGGCGTGGAAGTCCGGGAGCTGCTGGAAGACATCCGCCTGTACGTCGAACTCTATCCTGGGCTTTCGGAAGAAAGCGGAAAGAACCGGCTCTCTTCCCCCAAGTCTGGCATTCCTCGGCGCGAGCGGCTCATGGTACCCGCCGGAAGTTACGTCCTTCCTCCGCAGCAACCCCTGGGTCCTTGGCTCGCGCGATGGCTAGACCCGGACAGTCCCCAGAATCTGCTCCGACAGTTCCCAGACCTTTCCGGCAACCCTGTAAATCCGCCTTACCCCATCTGGCGAGTGCTGGAGCGGGTGCCTTTGTGGACTGGCCCCCCGCCTTTGCTTCCCGAACAACGCCGGCCCTTGCAACCGATTACCGAAGCCTTGCTGTTCCGCCCCGATGGCACGATCTCGCAAGGCTTCCAGGGAACGCCTGCCCGGATTGTCGACTGGCTCGACGGCGAACATTTCCTGCAAGTCAAGGAAGGGAAACTTTGGAAAGTCGAAGCCCGGACGGGCCAGGCCGAACTCTTTGCCAATCCGGAATCGATCGCTCGGTCCTTACGTGCAGCCAAAGAGATTCCCGCCTCGTTAGTCCAGCGTTGGAGCACCGCGACGAGCTTCCGTTTTACGCCGGATCATAGCGGCTTTCTCTTCGAGGTCGGAGATGAGTTGGCCATTGGTTACTTCAACGGCCGGCCAGCCAGGGTGTTGACTCGCAGCGGCGGGCGAAAGGAACATGTTACCTTCAGTCCCGATGGCCAATCTCTGGCCTTTGTGCGCGGCGGCAACCTTTTCGCCGTGGACATCGTCTCCGGTGCGGAACGGCAACTCACCCACGATGGCGGCGGCGACATCCTCAACGGCAAAGCCGATTGGGTTTACGAAGAGGAAATTTTCCTCCGCAATGGCCGGGCCTACTGGTGGAGTCCCGATGGCCAACAGATCGCCTTCCTCCGTTTTGACGACAGTCCGGTGCGCCGCTTCACCATCACTCGTTTCGAGGGAACCTACGGGGAAGTGGAGCGTTATCCCTATCCCAAAGCGGGCGAAGCCAACCCCCATGTTCGTATTGGGGTCGTCTCTGTCCGAGGCGGAAAGCCTCGCTGGTTGGACCTGCCCCCGGAATATCCCCCGGCCAATACGCTGATTGTCCGCGTGGGTTGGCGTCCGCTTATCATGGCGAAACCTCAAAACCCACCGGCACCTCAACCTCCGGCAACGCCCGAGGCAATTCCGAATCCGCCGCCGCCACGGGAAGCACCGCCTTCCTCGGACCGCTTCTGGAGCACCCACGGCTTGTATGCCTATGTGCAAAACCGGACGCAGACGTGGCTCGATTTGCTCGTATGGGAGGCCCCCGATCAACCTCCGCGCCGCTTGCTGCGTGAGACCACCGCCGCCTGGGTCGAAGATGCCGGGCCGCCACACTTTCTCCCCGACGGCTCCTTCCTGTTCCTCAGCGAACGCAGCGGCTGGAAGCATCTATACCACTATGCCGCTGATGGCCGTTACCTGCGCCGCATCACCCATGGCACCTGGGAGATTCAAGATGTCCTCCGGGTGGACCCGGACCGGCAGCGGATTTACTTCACGGCCCGATGGACCTCACCGACGGGGGTCGATTTCTGCTCCGCCACTTTCGACGGCAAAGTCGAGCTGCTCAGTGAAAAGGGCAAAACCCATCAGATCACCCTGGCCCCGCAAGGATCGTTGTACATCGACCGCTGGAGCGATCCCTACACGCCCCACCAGCAAGTCCTCGCGGAGATCGGACGAGGGACGATCCGCCGCCTCGATACCAACCCGGTGCGCGAGAGGGAACGCTTCCGCTTCGGCAAACACGAACGGGTCCGCATCCCTCTGGCGGACGGCTTCATCCTCGAAGGGGCAATCACCTATCCGCCCGACTTCGATCCGCAGAAACGCTATCCGGTCTGGCTGTTCATTTATGGGGGGCCGCGGATGCCTACGATTCGGGATGATTACAGCGCGGGCCGCGTTCTGGACCAATCGCTGGCATCAAGCGGCATCGTCGTCGTCCGAGTCGATCCACGCAGTGCCAGTGGCAAGGGAGCACAGTCGGCCTGGAGCTGTTACAAACAGCTCGGCGTCCAGGAATTGAAAGACCTGGAAGAAGTTGTCCGCTGGCTCACAGCCCAAAAGTGGGCCGATCCCAAACGCCTCGGCCTGAGCGGACATAGCTACGGAGGCTACCTGACCGCTTATGCCCTGACCCATTCCTCCCTTTTCGCCGCGGGGATCGCTTCGGGTCCCGTCACAGACTGGCACCTGTATGACACCATCTATACAGAACGCTACATGCTTACGCCCCAGGAAAACCCCAAGGGCTACGAACGGAGCAGTTGTCTCAACGCCGCCAAAAATCTGCAGGGCCGCTTGCTGATCCTCCACGGCATGATCGACGACAATGTCCATGTGCAAAACACGATGCAATTGGCGGAAGCCCTGCAAAAAGCCAATAAGCCGTTCGAGATGATGCTCTATCCCTCGTCTCGCCACGGGATCCGCGGGCAGCATTACATGCGCGTCCAACTGGACTTCATCCGCCGCTCGTTGGGAGTGAATCCGTGA